The DNA window TTTAACCTCTCTATGTAATGTATGTTTCCTGCACCATTTGCAATATTTCCTGAGTTCCATTCTTTGAGGATGCTTCTGCTTGTTTTTTGTAGTTGAGTAATTCCTTCTCTTACATTCTGTACATGCAAGTACTACGACT is part of the Hydrogenobacter sp. genome and encodes:
- the rpmG gene encoding 50S ribosomal protein L33, which produces MAAVREVVVLACTECKRRNYSTTKNKQKHPQRMELRKYCKWCRKHTLHREVK